One region of Triticum aestivum cultivar Chinese Spring chromosome 6B, IWGSC CS RefSeq v2.1, whole genome shotgun sequence genomic DNA includes:
- the LOC123136439 gene encoding early nodulin-like protein 2, whose product MAKGAGYGLGFVCFALVAAMAGAVQFKVGGDSGWSVAGASKESYNTWAMKNRFQVGDTLVFVYPKDKDSVLVVQPSDYNACNTSSYDKKFADGNTVFTLDHAGAFFFVSGVEANCRANEKLIVMVLAGRNGTGTAAAPPPSTPAAPAPATSSPPPAASSPPPATPTSPTPAAPSPTSAPPPASASAPPPASSPASAPPTSSPTAPASPPLPTPSAPTGAPPMAPSANAPAGADGGSTNSTGTSSSPPPAGSNERNGATLTVTGATGLAGSAAACIVGYAMLAL is encoded by the exons ATGGCGAAGGGTGCTGGTTACGGGCTTGGGTTCGTCTGCTTCGCTCTTGTGGCGGCGATGGCCGGCGCGGTGCAGTTCAAGGTCGGCGGCGACAGCGGGTGGAGCGTGGCCGGCGCCAGCAAGGAGTCGTACAACACTTGGGCGATGAAGAACAGGTTCCAGGTCGGAGACACTCTAG TGTTCGTGTACCCCAAGGACAAGGACTCGGTGCTGGTGGTGCAGCCGTCCGACTACAACGCCTGCAACACGTCGTCGTACGACAAGAAGTTCGCCGACGGCAACACCGTCTTCACCCTGGACCACGCCGGCGCCTTCTTCTTCGTCAGCGGCGTCGAGGCCAACTGCCGCGCCAACGAGAAGCTCATCGTCATGGTCCTCGCCGGCCGCAACGGCACAGgcacggccgccgcgccgccgccttcgacgCCCGCCGCTCCGGCACCAGCAACGTCATCTCCACCTCCGGCCGCTTCCAGCCCGCCGCCTGCGACGCCCACCTCACCAACCCCCGCGGCGCCCAGTCCCACCTCGGCTCCTCCTCCCGCCTCCGCTTCCGCCCCGCCACCGGCCTCTTCCCCTGCATCTGCTCCTCCGACCTCGTCGCCCACTGCTCCGGCGTCCCCGCCTCTGCCCACTCCGTCGGCCCCGACCGGCGCCCCGCCGATGGCGCCCTCGGCGAACGCTCCGGCCGGCGCAGACGGAGGAAGCACGAACTCAACGGGCACGTCATCGtccccgcctccagccggctccaACGAGCGGAACGGCGCCACGCTCACGGTTACCGGCGCCACAGGTCTCGCCGGATCGGCCGCGGCCTGCATCGTCGGCTACGCCATGCTCGCTCTGTGA
- the LOC123133898 gene encoding uncharacterized protein → MIDADAHLWQNLMTSWPEIAKFQNKPFPLYDKLGDLYDGHIAEGNFNFTSTEVTEVSDGDLEVEREKTAFSFDLNQYGDDLHMYDDPRDAAPSDGPSDAAPSDGPRDAVPSDGPRGAAPSDGSRDATQRGGVATSNNKHVKESKKGKKRDDPMVEVMSQYVEIKRKQAEEESALLAGAKNAQEFSISKCIAVLHKMESIHRDERATAYKVFKSVENREIFLNSAAEDEESAAVFLRSEMAELTQRI, encoded by the exons ATGATAGATGCTGACGCACATCTTTGGCAAAACTTGATGACT TCGTGGCCAGAAATAGCTAAGTTCCAGAATAAGCCCTTTCCCCTCTACGATAAGCTTGGTGATCTGTATGATG GGCATATAGCAGAAGGTAACTTCAATTTCACATCAACTGAGGTTACAGAAGTGAGTGATGGTGATCTCGAAGTTGAAAGAGAGAAGACTGCTTTCTCTTTTGACCTGAATCAATACGGTGATGATTTACACATGTATGATGATCCAAGAGATGCCGCCCCAAGTGATGGTCCAAGTGATGCTGCCCCAAGTGATGGTCCCAGAGATGCTGTCCCAAGTGATGGTCCAAGAGGTGCTGCCCCAAGTGATGGTTCAAGAGATGCCACACAAAGAGGTGGTGTTGCTACTTCAAATAACAAGCATGTGAAGGAATCAAAGAAGGGTAAGAAGCGTGATGATCCTATGGTGGAAGTGATGTCACAATATGTGGAGATCAAACGGAAGCAAGCGGAGGAGGAGTCTGCTCTATTGGCCGGGGCAAAAAATGCCCAAGAATTCTCCATCAGCAAGTGCATTGCTGTTTTGCACAAGATGGAAAGTATCCACCGCGATGAAAGAGCCACTGCCTACAAAGTGTTCAAAAGTGTTGAGAACCGTGAGATCTTTCTTAATTCTGCCGCTGAAGATGAAGAAAGTGCTGCAGTGTTTCTTCGGAGCGAAATGGCAGAGTTGACTCAACGTATCTAA